One segment of Pantoea sp. Lij88 DNA contains the following:
- the acrD gene encoding multidrug efflux RND transporter permease AcrD: MSNFFIDRPIFAWVLAILLCLCGTLSIISLPVEQYPDLAPPNVRITANYPGASAETLENTVTQVIEQNMTGIDNLMYMSSNSSNTGQAQITLTFTAGTNPDEARQQVQNQLQSALRKLPQAVQSQGVTVNKTGDSNILMVAFVSTDGSMDKQDISDYVASNIQDPLSRIDGVGQVDAYGSQYAMRIWLDPNKLIAYALTTDDVVSAIQSQNTQVAVGQVGGLPSVQKQALNATVNAQSMLQTPEQFRAITLKNNPDGSVVTLGDVATVALGAEKYDYLSRYNGQPASGLGVKLASGANEMNTDKLVRARIEELSHYFPHGLEAKIAYETSPFVKASITDVVKTLLEAIVLVFGVMYLFMQNFRATLIPTIAVPVVLFGTFSVLYAFGFSINTLTMFAMVLAIGLLVDDAIVVVENVERIMHEEGLSPRAATRKSMGQIQGALVGIALVLSAVFVPMAFFGGTVGAIYRQFSITIVSAMVLSVLVAMILTPALCATLLKPAKTGEPHERRGFFGWFNRHFNHNADRYERGVAGILRTGSRWLLLYLGIIGLMAFLFLRLPTSFLPLEDRGVFLTQVQLPAGATLEQTASVVARVENYYLTEEKANVLSVFSTIGAGPGGNGQNVARLFVRLKDWEARPGADRTSFAIIDRATKAFQKIKEGRVIASSPPAITGMGSSSGFDMELQDHAGIGHTQLMAMRDKLLEMAGNDKSLSRVRHNGLDDSPQLQIDVDARKAQALGVSLDTINDTLTTAWGSTYVNDFLDRGRVKKVYVQAAAEFRMLPDDVNKWYVRNSSGKMVPFSAFATSRWETGSPRLERYNGYSSLEIVGEAANGVSSGTAMDEMEKLVNALPLGVGFQWTGASYQERLSGSQAPALYAISLLVVFLCLAALYESWSIPFSVMLVVPLGVVGALIATWMRGLENDVYFQVGLLTVVGLSAKNAILIVEFANEINSRGRELVESTLEASRQRLRPILMTSLAFIFGVLPMAISSGAGSGSQHAVGTGVMGGMISATLLAIFFVPLFFVLVRRRFPLKEKPHD; encoded by the coding sequence ATGTCGAATTTCTTTATCGACCGCCCCATCTTTGCCTGGGTGCTGGCGATTCTGCTGTGTCTGTGTGGCACGCTTTCGATTATTTCACTGCCTGTTGAACAGTATCCCGATCTGGCACCGCCCAATGTGCGTATCACCGCTAACTATCCCGGCGCATCCGCCGAGACGCTGGAAAATACCGTCACCCAGGTGATCGAGCAGAACATGACCGGCATCGATAATCTGATGTACATGTCCTCGAACAGCAGCAACACCGGCCAGGCGCAAATCACCCTCACCTTTACCGCCGGGACCAATCCCGACGAAGCCCGTCAGCAGGTTCAGAACCAGTTGCAGTCCGCGCTGCGCAAGTTGCCGCAGGCGGTGCAGTCTCAGGGCGTGACGGTCAATAAAACCGGTGACAGCAATATTCTGATGGTGGCGTTCGTCTCCACCGACGGCAGCATGGATAAGCAGGATATTTCAGACTATGTCGCCAGTAATATTCAGGACCCGCTGAGCCGTATTGATGGCGTCGGCCAGGTTGACGCTTACGGCTCGCAGTATGCGATGCGCATCTGGCTCGATCCCAACAAACTGATTGCCTACGCGCTGACCACCGACGACGTGGTCAGTGCGATCCAGTCGCAGAACACCCAGGTTGCCGTGGGTCAGGTCGGTGGCCTGCCATCGGTGCAGAAGCAGGCGCTGAACGCCACGGTCAACGCCCAGTCGATGCTGCAGACCCCCGAGCAGTTCCGGGCCATCACGCTGAAGAACAATCCTGACGGTTCTGTCGTGACGCTGGGCGATGTCGCCACCGTCGCGCTGGGCGCGGAAAAGTATGATTATCTGAGCCGCTACAACGGCCAGCCCGCGTCAGGCCTGGGCGTGAAGCTTGCGTCCGGTGCTAACGAGATGAACACCGATAAGCTGGTGCGGGCGCGCATTGAGGAGCTGTCGCACTACTTCCCGCACGGTCTGGAAGCGAAAATCGCCTATGAAACCTCACCGTTCGTCAAAGCGTCGATCACCGACGTGGTGAAGACGCTGCTGGAGGCGATCGTGCTGGTGTTCGGCGTGATGTATCTGTTTATGCAGAACTTCCGCGCCACCTTAATTCCGACCATTGCGGTACCGGTGGTGCTGTTCGGCACCTTCAGCGTGCTCTATGCCTTTGGATTCAGCATCAATACGCTGACCATGTTTGCCATGGTGCTGGCGATCGGGCTGCTGGTGGATGATGCCATCGTGGTGGTGGAAAACGTCGAACGTATCATGCATGAAGAAGGGCTCTCGCCGCGTGCCGCCACGCGAAAATCGATGGGCCAGATTCAGGGCGCGCTGGTCGGTATCGCGCTGGTGCTCTCTGCGGTGTTTGTGCCGATGGCGTTTTTCGGCGGCACCGTCGGCGCCATCTACCGCCAGTTCTCGATCACCATTGTCTCGGCGATGGTGCTGTCGGTGCTGGTGGCGATGATCCTGACACCCGCGCTGTGTGCCACGCTGTTAAAACCGGCGAAAACAGGCGAACCGCATGAGCGTCGCGGCTTCTTCGGCTGGTTCAATCGTCACTTTAATCACAACGCGGACCGCTACGAGCGCGGCGTAGCGGGTATCCTGCGCACGGGCAGTCGCTGGCTGCTGCTCTATCTGGGCATTATCGGCCTGATGGCGTTTCTGTTTCTGCGGCTGCCGACGTCGTTTCTGCCGCTGGAAGATCGCGGTGTTTTCCTGACTCAGGTTCAGCTTCCGGCAGGCGCGACGCTTGAGCAGACGGCCAGCGTGGTTGCCAGAGTCGAAAACTATTATCTCACCGAGGAGAAGGCGAACGTGCTGTCGGTCTTCTCCACCATCGGCGCAGGGCCGGGCGGCAATGGCCAGAACGTGGCACGTCTGTTTGTGCGACTGAAAGACTGGGAAGCGCGGCCCGGAGCCGATCGCACCTCGTTCGCCATTATCGATCGCGCAACGAAGGCGTTTCAGAAGATTAAAGAGGGCCGCGTGATTGCCAGCAGTCCGCCGGCGATCACCGGCATGGGCAGCAGCTCCGGCTTTGATATGGAACTGCAGGATCATGCCGGTATCGGTCATACCCAACTGATGGCGATGCGCGACAAACTACTGGAGATGGCGGGCAACGACAAGTCGCTGTCACGGGTCCGGCACAATGGACTGGATGACAGCCCGCAGCTGCAGATCGACGTGGATGCCCGCAAAGCGCAGGCGCTGGGCGTCTCGCTGGACACCATCAATGACACGCTGACCACGGCCTGGGGCTCCACCTATGTGAACGACTTCCTGGATCGGGGCCGGGTGAAAAAGGTCTATGTGCAGGCCGCCGCCGAATTCCGCATGCTACCGGATGACGTCAACAAATGGTATGTGCGCAACAGCAGCGGCAAAATGGTGCCCTTCTCCGCGTTTGCCACCAGCCGCTGGGAAACCGGTTCCCCCCGTCTTGAACGCTACAACGGCTATTCATCGCTGGAGATTGTCGGCGAAGCGGCCAATGGCGTCAGCAGCGGTACGGCGATGGATGAGATGGAAAAGCTGGTCAATGCCCTGCCGCTGGGCGTCGGGTTTCAGTGGACCGGGGCTTCTTATCAGGAGCGGCTCTCCGGTTCGCAGGCACCGGCGCTCTATGCGATTTCGCTGCTGGTGGTGTTCCTCTGCCTGGCCGCGCTGTATGAGAGCTGGTCGATCCCGTTCTCGGTGATGCTGGTGGTGCCACTGGGCGTGGTGGGCGCGCTGATCGCCACCTGGATGCGCGGGCTGGAGAATGATGTCTACTTCCAGGTTGGCCTGTTGACGGTGGTCGGGCTATCCGCCAAAAACGCCATCCTGATTGTGGAATTTGCCAACGAGATTAACAGCCGGGGACGTGAGCTGGTGGAGTCCACGCTGGAGGCGTCGCGGCAGCGTCTGCGGCCGATTCTGATGACCTCACTGGCCTTTATCTTCGGGGTGCTGCCGATGGCAATCAGCAGCGGCGCAGGCTCCGGCAGTCAGCACGCGGTGGGCACCGGTGTGATGGGCGGAATGATCTCCGCCACGCTGCTGGCGATCTTTTTTGTGCCGCTGTTCTTTGTGCTGGTGCGCCGTCGCTTCCCGCTAAAAGAGAAGCCACACGACTAG